The following coding sequences lie in one Methanorbis furvi genomic window:
- a CDS encoding nucleotidyltransferase family protein, which produces MSAYTSIKPFVLKTLTQHLSEIQAAYGIQTLTLFGSVARGDDMPDSDIDLLYTFASAYDTFDNYLALAEYLETILGRKVDLISPEYLKPRIRTRIEKDAITCGEGSVSA; this is translated from the coding sequence ATGTCTGCATACACCAGTATCAAACCGTTTGTCCTCAAAACCCTGACACAACACCTCTCTGAGATACAGGCAGCGTACGGCATTCAGACTCTCACGCTCTTCGGCTCGGTTGCCCGCGGCGATGACATGCCGGACAGCGACATTGATCTTCTCTACACCTTTGCCTCTGCATATGATACGTTTGACAACTATCTCGCTCTCGCCGAGTATCTGGAAACGATTCTTGGGCGAAAAGTTGATCTCATCTCTCCCGAATATCTCAAACCCCGCATTCGTACCCGCATTGAAAAAGACGCCATTACCTGTGGCGAAGGAAGCGTCAGTGCATGA
- a CDS encoding DUF86 domain-containing protein: MNDPDILPYLDDIFEQSENILTALETITYQDYCENPLYHSGIIRFIEIIGEAAKHIPQEFREQHPEIPWKKMTGMRDRLIHAYANVNLKYVWDVAVNDIPSLYEQIKTIRKTLE, from the coding sequence ATGAACGATCCAGACATTCTTCCCTATCTGGATGACATCTTTGAACAGTCGGAAAATATTCTCACCGCTCTTGAAACGATTACCTATCAGGACTACTGCGAAAATCCCCTGTATCACAGTGGTATCATCCGATTCATCGAAATAATCGGCGAAGCAGCAAAACACATACCGCAGGAGTTCAGGGAACAGCATCCGGAAATTCCATGGAAGAAAATGACCGGCATGAGGGACAGACTCATCCATGCATATGCCAATGTCAATCTCAAATATGTCTGGGATGTCGCTGTAAACGATATTCCATCTCTCTACGAACAGATCAAGACCATCCGAAAAACCCTCGAATAA
- a CDS encoding metal-dependent hydrolase: MYIRYVGHSCFSLEGSKKILIDPLPVDAAKVDADLVLVTHGHGDHLGITVQLKKRTIAIHELARYLSKKDVPATGMGIGGTVVVDGVKITMVPAVHSSSVEENGVDLYMGAAAGFVVEMDGVVVYHAGDTGLFSDMKLIHELYHPDVALLPVGGHFTMGPDEAMIAAEWIGAPLVIPMHYNTFPAIMQDLTGFKHAIESTTSMTVDAISPGSGVTVSPRK; encoded by the coding sequence ATGTATATCAGATATGTCGGGCACTCCTGCTTTTCGCTGGAAGGGTCCAAAAAAATTCTGATTGATCCCCTGCCTGTTGACGCGGCGAAGGTTGATGCGGATCTTGTTCTGGTTACGCACGGTCATGGCGATCATCTGGGAATAACGGTACAGCTGAAGAAGCGGACGATCGCAATTCATGAGCTTGCAAGGTATCTGTCAAAAAAGGATGTGCCGGCAACCGGAATGGGTATCGGGGGAACGGTTGTTGTTGACGGCGTGAAGATCACCATGGTTCCGGCAGTTCATTCTTCTTCGGTGGAGGAGAACGGGGTGGATCTTTATATGGGAGCTGCGGCAGGTTTTGTGGTGGAGATGGACGGGGTTGTGGTGTACCATGCGGGAGATACGGGACTGTTTTCGGACATGAAGCTGATTCATGAGTTGTATCATCCTGATGTTGCCCTGCTGCCGGTTGGCGGCCATTTTACGATGGGACCGGATGAGGCGATGATTGCGGCTGAGTGGATTGGTGCTCCGCTGGTTATTCCGATGCATTACAATACGTTCCCGGCAATTATGCAGGACTTAACCGGGTTCAAGCATGCGATCGAGTCGACGACGTCGATGACGGTGGATGCGATTTCGCCCGGAAGCGGCGTTACGGTCTCGCCCAGAAAATAA
- a CDS encoding cation:proton antiporter — MSAETTMMGIFLLLACTLIVLLLSSKINLPTIIGFFVTGIIIGPSGLNLFNYEQVSLVAEFGLILLMFTIGLEISLKKLLEMKKLVLIGGGLQIILTTLFVWVVLSAFGIPSNTAFLLGLMVSASSTAIVLNIYQNNGQIDTRHGKLLLAILISQDIAVIPIMLMLPMIAGTGAGVMASLFTLGTNMIALLVVMLVALVVVPKILEVVVSRRNRELFIISVMTICIGIAWVLSLADVSMSLGAFLAGVAIAGSEYNHEVIGIIMPIRDMMTGIFFISVGMMLSVAVMMENIVLILILVGLLILAKTVIATAAGWIAGATAGTAIIGGLSLAHIGEFSFVLGSSGLSLGILTDGIYQIFLAVAIISMTIAPFAVNAAPKISQRIVHAATHGKGGASISFSTESPASKLEEEGGPVIVVGFGPAGRYVVRALKHVGREYIILEMNHETVAEERRNGEHILYGDASLEPVLQHAGIRHTRTLVITISDSSAAESIALMARRLNPWTTIITRARYTTESSTLFKLGVDEVIADEREAGLAMARRVFANENVPAQDLEQYVLDVRGEMFAEREKVLIQKVIDSKVQKISSSLAPSSKSEFVHIAVSPDSEAAGKALADLHLRKRFHVSVVSLHHASGEVILTPDGTKVLMPEDMLVLSGKHEDLERVKEVFGDGVHVDDEILKRE, encoded by the coding sequence ATGTCCGCTGAAACAACCATGATGGGGATTTTTCTCCTCCTTGCCTGTACTCTCATCGTTCTTTTACTGAGCAGCAAGATCAATCTCCCCACAATCATCGGATTTTTCGTGACAGGCATTATTATCGGGCCCTCAGGTCTCAACCTATTTAATTATGAACAGGTAAGTCTCGTCGCAGAGTTTGGTCTCATTCTTCTGATGTTCACAATCGGTCTTGAGATCTCACTGAAAAAACTTCTTGAGATGAAAAAGCTCGTCCTCATCGGCGGCGGACTTCAGATAATTCTCACCACACTTTTTGTCTGGGTTGTTTTGTCCGCGTTCGGCATTCCCTCAAACACTGCATTTCTGCTCGGACTCATGGTATCAGCCTCCTCAACCGCAATTGTTCTCAACATCTATCAGAACAATGGCCAGATCGACACGAGGCACGGAAAACTGCTTCTTGCAATTTTGATCAGTCAGGATATTGCAGTAATTCCCATCATGCTCATGCTCCCCATGATTGCCGGAACCGGAGCAGGCGTTATGGCCTCGCTCTTTACGCTTGGCACAAACATGATAGCACTGCTTGTTGTGATGCTGGTAGCTTTGGTAGTTGTTCCAAAGATTCTTGAAGTGGTAGTCTCACGAAGAAACCGCGAGCTGTTCATCATCTCAGTGATGACGATCTGTATCGGCATTGCCTGGGTGCTGTCGCTTGCGGATGTCTCGATGTCTTTGGGTGCGTTCCTTGCCGGAGTTGCGATTGCAGGATCAGAGTATAACCATGAGGTTATCGGAATCATCATGCCGATTCGGGATATGATGACGGGAATTTTCTTCATCTCTGTTGGCATGATGTTGTCGGTTGCAGTCATGATGGAAAATATTGTGCTGATCTTAATTCTGGTAGGTCTGCTGATTCTTGCAAAGACGGTGATTGCAACTGCTGCCGGATGGATTGCCGGAGCAACTGCGGGGACGGCGATTATCGGGGGCTTGAGTCTTGCCCATATCGGAGAGTTTTCCTTTGTGCTTGGATCGTCCGGGTTGTCGCTTGGTATTCTGACGGATGGAATATATCAGATTTTTCTCGCAGTCGCAATTATTTCGATGACGATTGCGCCTTTCGCGGTAAATGCTGCGCCGAAAATTTCGCAGAGGATTGTGCATGCAGCAACGCACGGAAAAGGGGGTGCTTCGATCTCATTTAGTACTGAGAGTCCTGCATCAAAGCTGGAGGAGGAGGGAGGGCCTGTTATTGTGGTTGGTTTTGGTCCGGCAGGGAGGTATGTTGTTCGGGCGCTGAAGCATGTTGGCCGCGAGTATATTATTCTTGAGATGAATCACGAGACGGTTGCTGAGGAGAGGAGGAACGGTGAGCATATTCTGTACGGGGATGCGTCGCTTGAGCCGGTTCTTCAACATGCAGGTATCAGGCATACGAGGACGCTGGTGATTACGATCTCGGACTCTTCGGCTGCTGAGTCGATTGCGTTGATGGCGAGGAGGCTGAATCCCTGGACGACGATTATTACCCGTGCCCGGTACACGACCGAGAGTTCGACGCTGTTCAAGCTTGGTGTGGATGAGGTGATTGCTGATGAGCGTGAGGCTGGTCTTGCGATGGCACGAAGAGTGTTTGCGAATGAGAATGTGCCGGCACAGGATCTGGAGCAGTATGTTTTGGATGTGCGGGGCGAGATGTTTGCCGAGCGGGAGAAGGTGCTGATTCAAAAGGTGATCGATAGTAAGGTGCAGAAGATTTCGTCCAGTCTTGCACCTTCGTCGAAGTCTGAGTTTGTTCATATTGCGGTGAGCCCGGACTCCGAGGCTGCGGGTAAGGCGCTTGCTGATTTACATCTGCGAAAGAGGTTTCATGTGTCGGTTGTGTCGCTGCATCATGCGTCAGGCGAGGTTATTCTGACGCCTGACGGGACGAAGGTTCTGATGCCTGAGGATATGCTGGTTCTGAGCGGGAAGCATGAGGATCTTGAGCGGGTGAAGGAGGTGTTTGGGGATGGTGTACACGTGGATGATGAAATTTTGAAACGCGAATAG
- the glyS gene encoding glycine--tRNA ligase, with protein sequence MEDTYERVTELARRRGFVWPSSEIYGSVAGFIDYGPLGAMMKRRIENVWRKFYVVQEGYYEIECPTVGIEPIYVASGHVGGFSDKMFQCPHCQEFLRADHVAESFGIPHAGTMSKQDLHDVLVDKECPACGKVLGPVDVFDFNLMFTTSIGPGGQRKGYLRPETAQGMFVDFPRLLRFYRDHLPFGAVQIGKSYRNEISPRQGMIRLREFTQAEAEIFVHPEEKDHPFFSRYADYAMPLCGIAQQEADAPAVTKTMRQAVDEGIIANEYVAYYVAMTHDILCTVGFNPDKIRFRQHMPDERAHYATDCWDAEALSDRFGWVEIVGIADRTNYDLKAHSKVSGEKMTVFVQYPEAKKVHHKAIVPNYGKMGPMFRGKAKAIAELMPTAEPQADGLHLVVDGEEIIVPPEMYTVKDEMVDVFGEDVMPHVIEPSYGIDRMSYMVLEHAYAEDVADGETRTVMRFKSCVAPVQAAVLPLMARDGLDEIARKLVDALQNEGIQTEYDDAGAIGRRYRRQDEIGTPVCITIDYDTKEDAAATVRDRDSMKQVRLPLAEIPAVVSQLMNGKKTFDQLG encoded by the coding sequence ATGGAAGATACCTACGAAAGAGTCACGGAACTTGCACGCAGACGCGGTTTTGTCTGGCCGTCCTCTGAGATATACGGCTCAGTTGCAGGTTTCATTGACTACGGCCCGCTTGGCGCAATGATGAAGCGCAGAATTGAAAATGTCTGGCGCAAATTCTACGTCGTGCAGGAAGGATACTATGAGATTGAATGCCCGACCGTTGGTATTGAACCAATCTACGTTGCGAGCGGTCACGTTGGCGGCTTCTCTGACAAAATGTTCCAGTGCCCGCACTGTCAGGAGTTCCTCAGAGCTGATCACGTTGCCGAATCCTTTGGCATTCCGCATGCAGGAACCATGTCCAAACAGGATCTGCATGACGTCCTCGTCGACAAAGAATGTCCTGCCTGCGGCAAAGTTCTCGGACCAGTTGACGTTTTCGACTTCAACCTGATGTTTACAACAAGCATCGGTCCAGGAGGACAGCGGAAAGGATATCTTCGTCCCGAAACCGCCCAGGGAATGTTCGTTGACTTCCCGCGGCTTCTCAGATTCTATCGCGATCATCTGCCGTTTGGTGCAGTTCAGATTGGAAAATCCTACCGTAACGAGATCTCGCCCCGTCAGGGAATGATTCGTCTTCGTGAGTTCACGCAGGCAGAAGCCGAGATCTTCGTCCACCCCGAAGAAAAGGATCATCCGTTCTTCTCCCGCTACGCAGACTATGCAATGCCCTTATGCGGTATTGCCCAGCAGGAAGCGGATGCTCCGGCAGTTACGAAGACGATGCGTCAGGCAGTTGACGAAGGCATTATTGCAAACGAGTATGTGGCATATTACGTTGCAATGACGCATGATATCCTCTGTACGGTTGGTTTCAACCCTGACAAGATCCGGTTCCGCCAGCATATGCCTGACGAGCGTGCGCATTACGCGACCGACTGCTGGGATGCAGAAGCGCTCTCCGACCGGTTCGGCTGGGTGGAGATTGTGGGTATTGCGGACCGCACAAATTATGATCTCAAAGCTCACTCCAAAGTATCGGGCGAGAAGATGACGGTCTTCGTCCAGTATCCTGAGGCAAAGAAGGTTCACCACAAGGCGATTGTTCCCAACTACGGCAAGATGGGTCCAATGTTCCGCGGAAAAGCAAAGGCGATTGCTGAGCTTATGCCAACAGCCGAACCACAGGCAGATGGGCTGCACCTTGTCGTTGATGGCGAGGAAATCATTGTTCCGCCAGAGATGTACACGGTAAAGGACGAGATGGTCGATGTGTTCGGCGAGGATGTTATGCCGCATGTGATCGAGCCTTCGTATGGTATTGACCGGATGAGCTACATGGTCCTTGAGCATGCGTATGCCGAGGATGTTGCTGATGGCGAGACGAGAACGGTGATGCGGTTCAAGTCCTGCGTTGCTCCTGTGCAGGCTGCGGTTCTTCCGCTGATGGCACGTGATGGTCTTGATGAGATTGCACGTAAGCTGGTGGACGCGTTACAGAACGAGGGCATTCAGACCGAGTACGATGATGCAGGAGCTATCGGCCGCAGATACCGCCGTCAGGATGAGATCGGTACACCTGTGTGTATTACGATCGATTATGATACAAAGGAGGATGCGGCTGCGACCGTTCGCGATCGCGACTCGATGAAGCAGGTGCGGCTGCCGCTGGCAGAGATTCCTGCGGTGGTGTCACAGCTGATGAACGGTAAGAAGACGTTCGATCAGCTGGGATAA
- a CDS encoding response regulator receiver protein has product MAPKKRQKDLLKLFSDITQKTKIVEPMKQLHGTLRDQDAVEREIALIMREIQDRGFFKTKLEPIQLARLITAFHAGKNDTEIARELGDEKLSKTVARARVRLKLFRDLDFNMPFDQEQMRTLMSTDKTMREISEELGISPTTLREYRHVIEQKEDVTLDPYLERIRDVMEDRDLTEKMASGLQEDTLGEAIDVSESDSIEIN; this is encoded by the coding sequence ATGGCCCCAAAGAAGAGACAAAAGGATTTGCTGAAGCTGTTTTCTGATATAACGCAGAAAACGAAGATTGTGGAGCCCATGAAGCAGCTCCACGGGACACTTCGTGATCAGGATGCGGTTGAACGTGAGATTGCCCTGATTATGCGGGAGATTCAGGACCGCGGATTTTTCAAGACAAAGCTTGAACCAATTCAGCTGGCACGACTTATCACCGCGTTTCATGCAGGCAAGAATGATACCGAGATCGCCCGCGAGCTTGGCGACGAGAAGCTTTCAAAGACGGTTGCCCGTGCCCGGGTTCGGCTGAAGCTGTTCCGCGATCTTGACTTTAATATGCCGTTCGATCAGGAACAGATGCGGACTTTGATGAGTACTGATAAAACGATGCGGGAGATCTCTGAGGAGTTGGGAATAAGCCCGACGACGCTTCGTGAGTACCGGCATGTGATTGAACAGAAAGAGGATGTGACGCTTGATCCATATCTGGAACGCATCCGGGATGTGATGGAGGATCGGGATCTGACGGAAAAGATGGCGTCAGGTCTGCAGGAGGACACGCTTGGCGAGGCTATTGATGTGTCTGAGTCCGACAGTATTGAGATCAACTAA